The genome window ACCTAATTGAGTTGCCACAAATGCCACCAAAACAGAAGCAATCACCGCCATAACATTGTTTGTTCTTACGTCTACATTAGCACCCGAATTGTCCACCGCCATTGGGTATTTCCCATTTCCCGATTTAATCGAACTGCATCCAAATTCAATCCCAAATTAATCgcaaaaattgaaaacataaaacacCATAAGCGGAATCTCGACGgtgcaataaaattaaaacacgacattggaaaataaaaaacgtGACAACTGACAACCATGTCTATGGCGATACCGCACCCAAAAACTGGTCCCCTAATTGACATTCGACCCAACTTCACTTTCCCAAAACAATCATATGAAAATTCAACAAGAACCTATACTCGTCTGATGTAAAACACGTTTTAACAGCTAACAGTTTCCGTAGATtagttaatttgattattattattattattgaataaaaagaaaaacaaaaagcgacaaataataaaataaaattacctaGTGGATGGTTGTGGGCAGAAAGTGATGGTATAATCCGCTGTGGCGCAAGTGAAGGTGCTGGAGCCATCGTCATAAGCGTAACTATAAGCGCGTGGGCACGCGCTCTTAAAGAACTGCGAGTATGAACTGGGTTTGCATGTGTCAGGCGTCGCGTAAGCGCCACTACAGCAGTACTGTGGATCGTCGAAAGCTTCGCACGCGCTTTTGCACGCCACGCCCTCTCCGCTGCTCATCACCATCAGCTCCGCCGGGCACGGCGTGTTTAAATCCACCACGCACCCCGTGGCGGTGCAGTTTCCGGCGCCGGTTCCGCCCTGTGGCTCCACGATCATGGGGAGGTTGTAACCGTCCACGAGGCTCACATCGAAGAAATCCAGCCCGCCGGCGCCGTTCAGGGTGAATTCCGCCAGCGTGGCCGGCGGGGCGGCTCCTCCGCCGTTGCATTCCACGGCGGAGGAGCCGCAGTCGCCGGTGACGCAGGAGAATTTTCCTGTGGCATCTTGGGTGCAGAAGGTCCGCCCCCAGAGGCGGCCGGACCAGGCGGCCGGCACGGCGATCACGTTGGACTCGCCGGGTTGTAAGACGAAGCCGGTGGTGGGGAGCGGCGAGGTTCCGGCGCCGGATAAAATGCCGGGCCAAACTGTGTAGCTGCACTTGTTCACAATCGTGAATGTCGTTGAATACGAACCTGTACAACGTTAAACACAACGTAACACATAACACATGACAGTTAAATACAAGTagctaaaatttgttttaaaaaaatcacgtAATTGCATATGAGAACTCGAactgattaaattaaaataattttatgttaattaatctaTGTATTTAGAACATAAAAATGTAATGGTAGTATGAATGGTTACCAGCTAGGAATTGGAAGAGACATAGTGTAACAAGAGTGGTGGAGAATTGAGTTGAGGATGCcataattgaaaaatggaatAATATTCTGTTTCCCTTGTTGGATGGTTTTGGAGAAAAGTGTTAAGATGAGGAATGGGTTGTGTTGGGAGggaaatcaatatatatatagagaggatTTGATGTGGCCCATAGGGTTGAGGGAGGTTATGGGTGTGGGGCCCAGTGGAGCAGTGCACATGCATGCATTAAGCCGCCAATGTCTGGTGTTTATTGATGACGATTTTGCATACGCCCTAGATCGAAGGAACCtgaatataaaatgacaaaagaaaaaataatgtttatcgAAGGAATCAAAAACAGTGCTGACAAGCTTCAATTGGAGCCTGAAAATTAAAAGGACGGCTACGAATTTACATGAATAATGTTTGAAAGGACCTTTGATACTCGTGCACTTGAAGCCATTGTCGTTTCTAAGTAACCTAGGATGGAGGTTGGTTGAGGTCAAATATAAGCCAGTCAAGTACTTTATCAATCTTGCTAATTCAGATGGACCATCCATCTTAATGTTCACATGTATTCTGTCTTGTATTTTACCAATTATAGTACATTATACAATTTCATTCTTCAATAATTGATTCTTTCTGTATTGATACATAATAATTGATTCCTTGTTTCTTGTGACACCACAGTTATTGGTTTTAAAACCTTAagtacatatttttcttttaaaaaattgctgTTTCTAATCTCAAAACCAAAAGAcacataaaaactaaaaaaatgaaaatatccgTACGAATCTATCTACCATAAAGTTTATAACACATCACCGTCATTTTTCAATAAGTGACATTATATTAATGGTGGTGGTAAAACACGCTGTCCGTGTCTTGtgtgttaacttttttttttttagttagatGTACTTCAAAAAATAACTGTAAATAATTACTAGTGAttgtaagtaatttttaaaaaataattgaatgacAAATTAGGAATAATAAATGTGTGTATTAAATGaggtcattattattattattattagttataaaTAGAATTTTGTTATAAAAGAATCGTAACTTGTCTGTCTGGCCTTGCCTTTCCGCAATAGACTTGCATTGGAAGACGGCCCAAAAAGAGTTAAAATGGCAGagagttgttattttcatttcagTTTTGTTATTCTTACTCCCTTATCTTGtcaaaaacatgcaaatgatACTCTTcctctcccctattttcctacaTCGCTCACTCCTTACCCCTTCCCACTCttgctatatatatttttattttatttttaattattttacttaattattattgGTTTATTCTTTTGATGATGCTTGAACTAATCATGACACAAAATGATGCCAACTGATATCtttaattgtgatataaattacttttttaattaaaatttaaattaatgataacataaattactttttaattgtaattaaattagttaccataaaaattagtgtcataattaattttgattattattagtaaagaaaattttcataataattagttcaattatttttataaatggtAAGTTATatcataatcaatttaattttaattaaaaggatAATTTATATCaccattattttcattaaaaaataacttatatctATAAGAGTATTCACAATGAAAGTTGTTTAATAagttgtttattaaaaaatattattcgttaaattagttttttttcctttaatttattttttaagtttgatttgattatctattttttttcaggttcaatttgattcttcaaattttaaatttggtttgatttaatcctctaattttttagtttaatttaatatctaatttttaaaatcagttCAATTTATTCTCATCGTCTAAATTAATTTGAGTAGTCTTGACTCAATTTagacaacaaaatcaaattaattcaattgcttatgattgaaatgacaaaaataagttacttttataaaaatcattggAAATactctaattaattataattttttcttaaaattttaataatgtaaaaacatACTTTTATTGTGTAGTTACACTTTTTCATTGTATAAAATATACAATAGaaacatatttcttttttattgtgcaagagggattgaaaaaaatatgcaGTAAAAATACGTTTTGGTGGTACATTGGAGTAAAGTAGCTAGACCAAAAATAtccaaggaatttttttttgcaaaatccaaaaatagtgaaaaaattgaaaatcactaaattttcaaataatcataaaaattgTATAATGCCAAAAACATCTTCGTTTCCTGTCGCTTTCAAATTTGTCTCAACTCTcaaccaaagagaaaaaaaaaactcgcaTGTGTCAGAGAAATTGAGGAAAGAAAGACTGACAGCAATAATAATAGAGATCCATCATGCATTCGTGTTCagtctcaaataaaaaaatgtaacatttCAAAGATGCAAGTAACCTAGTTGGTTGTATCTTTATACGGATTGGGCCGACAATGATGAATTCAAGTAGCTACTTCACAAGTCAGTGCCCTGTGAATTGACCAAAGGTCAACAACCTGAACTGCCCTATATTACGGCCCTTGCTTTGTGTCATAAGCAAGGAGTGAGTCATAACCTCACCCTCACCCTCAAGAGTCGCAATATCTCACTATTGGCCGGAGATACAAACCAAAGGAACTAAGACCATAATCTTATGCTTTAGATggcataataaaaattattatagtcTCTCATCttcaattagtttttataaGTTGTTTGACTTCATGATCTAAATACAGCACAAGTTGGCAAGAGTTCATTCTACTTGCACGTTTAATTTCATCATTGTACAATATAGtactatatttttaaacaattaattataataattctcAGTTCGTCTTTATTATACTAAATATTGATTGTCACACTGCAAATATGAGATAGTGTGTTTCATAGCAATGTGAAATGAACCTCTTTTGTGCAGCCCTAAGATGTTATTTTCAGAATTATGATGACTCGGAGGCAAGAACGTTGAGGGTGGTTACTTACCGCCATATCAATTAATGAAGAACCAATCAATATATCATCTCGATCACTTATAATTGACTTCTCAAGAAAAGTTGTTCTTGCATATTCACAGAAGTGAATCAATGTCCAAAGCGGACGGATGGCTAATAAATTAGGTGTTTGTTTTGGATGTATCGAAAAAAGGTATTTGTTTTCGAcccctttttgaagagttgaaCCTATCATAGAACAATAAGCCAATAAATCAGCCAGATAATTAGGATCCGATAATTGGACCTTCTATACACATCATCGAGAACCTTTCTCCAATATAGAAGGATCACAATATGAATCCAAATCAAAACAGCATGAGTGCATGCATGACCCATATTTTGTTAGTGGTAGTGTTTCTATTGAGTTTCAACGAGTTATGGCTGATTTGTCAGGTTCTTCTCTTCTCATAGTAATGTCTGATCTTTAATGTTAAAGCGGAGGAAGGTATCTGCAAAAAGAACTCTGACGAGCAAGTCAATGGTACTCTAAGGTGTTTATGTATCTATGTGTGGGATGAGTAAAAGCGTACTTGATAGTCTTGTCTTTGGGTCTATATATACACGATTGACTAAGGGGGAATTGCACTTTTCCAAGGGCCACGTCGGACCATACTGACTAACCGCTTGAGGGGACACATCATTTGCGTCGGCTAATTGCTCAAATATCATGGGGAGTTGAGTGCCACCACGATTTGAGTAGGACCAAGTTTCTTAGGCCATACGGTACATAAGCCCCAAGCTCTGAATTCACGTGTGTATGATAAAGCTAAATATGCCTAAACAGACCAAGCTGAGGACATTGGTGCTTGGGCCCTACATCGAGTGCGGGAGTGCTCGGGCATACATAAGTTGACGTTGATGAGGTAAGCGTAGCCAAGTTTCATAGACATATTTAGAATTGTCACATAGACATTTTTTGACATTTTAAACATTGTGTGATGTGTGTCTTGATCTATGTGGGCGATCGGGATGAATCTCAGGTGTTTTGTCATTTTGGGAAGCGTAATGGAGCGCGTGTAATGACGCAAACCTCCATGGAGCCTCGTCGCTTCATTTTCGTGTTGTTTGTCAATGAACATGACTGTTGAGTGTTAGACGATTGACAAGTGCACCAATTCGTTCAAGTAGTAATTAAAACGATAAGatcgagtatcgtatccacagaAAATTTCTTGTACTTCAATGACGCATGTTCAATTTGTAAACAATTTTAATTGCAGGAAAGTGAAATGAATTAGCTCATTCATgtttttaagtaaatttaacaatttttctcaACTTAGGAATAAATACTAGGAATAAACGTAGAGTTGTAAGATGAAACAAATACCAAGGTGAATATGTCGAGGAGTATTCTACTGAACTTCCTCTTGACATGATTAAagaagtttttctctatttaacattatCCTAATGTTCTTTGCACCGTCAAATTACTCTAGTTGTGATCTCTCACATGAAAGAGTCTAGTCCTCCTAGTTTCAttcttgattcctcaacaaaTTCATTCTAAGCGAGCCGCATTACGAATTAGATGTAGTGTTTACTAGATTATTTTACACTATTCCTAAAAATGAAGGCCTCTAGCTActctaccaagttctaaggattaaaaatattttccaatacTTAAATCCTAACAAAACATATAAAtagatgatcaagccacaaatgTGGAAAATAAATACAGATAAAAGCAGAGAACACTAGCAAATAAtcttaaatagatagttagagtTTTTACATCAAGAGTGCTTAGTGAAAAAACTCACCAACAATAAAGTGTTTAGCCCTCCATTAGCAAGGAGGGCTCAATACAAGGTTAAAACAAGATAGAAATGGAGTGGTGAAGTAAAGGTGTGAAGAAAGTAGCTTCCTTCAGCCTTGATGCTCTGTTTCTTCTCTCCCATGCTGCTTGACActtcatttttcctttctcttctagCTTTAAAGGATTTTGGGCTTCTCATATTACAAATGCGCGCTCAGCGAGCATGTCTCGCTGAGCGAAAGTTAGTGATTGGGTGCTTAGCGGGCATGGACACACTAAGTGTGAGAAGCGACAAAGACTTCGTTGGGCGGGCTGGCTACACGCTTAGCACACTGCTATCTAACTTTACATTCTCTAGGGTTCTgctctcgctaagcgagctgacTTCCTCGCTAAGCGGATTAGCCTTGTTTAGCTAATATGGCTCGCTGAGCGAGCTTTTCAGCAACATTTTCAAATCCTCTCTTCTTTAACCTAAAAAATCCAAACATTAACCATCCAAACGAAGCCTCCATTGTGTAAACTCAcacaaattcaattatttacaAATCTCACATAAGAAACCATAAAATTGGAGGCACATTGctacatttttttatccaatttttataaatttagtacTCTTGAATAACAATTATCATTAAGGTGGTTGTTGGATAGTGAAACAGTCGAACCGTAGGTCATTAGGGTTGGGCGCAAAGAGTCATGCTAAGGGTGAAGTGAAAAGTTGTGAGTTCCTTTAAAAGGGGTTGTTGTGCACGGACCAGCCACATTTCCTTCTTCCTTGCATCTCTCTTTCGTTCTAGCATTGTTCCTACAATTGGAGTGTTCTTCATTCTGCTTCCCTCGCTCTTGCTTTCCTTGCACTTCTTGTTAGGTACGCTTCTCGATCCTATTCCCTCTTTCTGCAGTCCTTTGTTCTTCCTTTGTTATTTGCTTCTTGCGTTATGTCTTCCTTTGCTATGGAGGACGGGTCTCCCGTCCGGGGCAAGTCCCTTGTGGCCAGGGAGGTTAAGGGCATAAGGGAGTCCGGGAATGAGGAGGAGTTATTTCTTTCGTCtccttcaaagaaaacaaaggatTTCTTGGTGAGTGTTGGTGAGGGGGTTCATGAGAAGATGATAGAGATGGGGGTgaaagccaaagaagggataATAACATTGTCGAGGATGGTAAGGGGCTACATCAGGCCATACCAATTAATCGCTTTAAGGGCCACGTCATCTGCACCGACTAACTGCTCAAATATTATGAAGAGTCGAGTGCATCCACAATCCTATTACGAGTCATGTTTCTTAGGCAATACGATATAGGTagtaattttattatgattttctcAATAAGACTATTCTCGTGTTACTTCTCATAGGAAACGTTATAATaagcaaatacaaaaaatagtatatataaatagatCCACAAGGTTTGATGTACTCTCACTAACTCTTATctcttattgttgctagtattCTACATACACTAACTGGggatttttttaccaaaaaaatataaaaataataaatatttatctaactaatagaatcttaaaaaatatttactccaataatataaaacactataaaaaatgaaaaatcgaTTGCTCTCAAATCGATAACtgatttcacattttttttaataatactttagaaattattgatttttaaaagtgattttttaacaCCTTATGAAATTGAGTT of Glycine soja cultivar W05 chromosome 1, ASM419377v2, whole genome shotgun sequence contains these proteins:
- the LOC114419789 gene encoding thaumatin-like protein 1 codes for the protein MASSTQFSTTLVTLCLFQFLAGSYSTTFTIVNKCSYTVWPGILSGAGTSPLPTTGFVLQPGESNVIAVPAAWSGRLWGRTFCTQDATGKFSCVTGDCGSSAVECNGGGAAPPATLAEFTLNGAGGLDFFDVSLVDGYNLPMIVEPQGGTGAGNCTATGCVVDLNTPCPAELMVMSSGEGVACKSACEAFDDPQYCCSGAYATPDTCKPSSYSQFFKSACPRAYSYAYDDGSSTFTCATADYTITFCPQPSTSSIKSGNGKYPMAVDNSGANVDVRTNNVMAVIASVLVAFVATQLGVPSLPKLH